In the Gossypium arboreum isolate Shixiya-1 chromosome 10, ASM2569848v2, whole genome shotgun sequence genome, one interval contains:
- the LOC108487223 gene encoding rhomboid-like protein 19, which produces MSSPGSGMFSGFTKLCKGLAVILIGGHVVVQLLPTSVTYLALIPARTIPFGWNLITAGYIEQSVHGVVVSTLGLLFMGKLLEPIWGSKEFLKFIFIVNFLTSVCVFITAIALYYLTMQEKYLYMPLSGFHGVLAGFLVGIKQIVPDQELYLLKIKVKWLPSLMLLLSIAISFFTPESATYLPTLIFGTYIGWIYLRYLQRKPESKLRGDPNEDFAFSTFFPEFLRPIIDPIASIFHRMLCGKSEASSNPQGYTLGGAPLLGSDPIEASRRRERGARALEERLAAEKLAAGRDSEEPHIDGNDHV; this is translated from the exons ATGAGCTCTCCG GGAAGTGGAATGTTTAGTGGATTTACAAAGTTATGTAAGGGATTGGCTGTGATATTAATCGGTGGCCACGTTGTGGTTCAGCTTCTTCCTACTTCTGTTACTTACCTTGCTCTTATTCCCGCCAG GACTATTCCTTTTGGTTGGAACCTCATAACTGCTGGTTACATTGAACAATCAGTGCATGGG GTGGTTGTTAGCACCCTTGGTCTTCTTTTCATGGGGAAGTTGCTTGAGCCTATATGGGGTTCTAAGGAGTTCTTGAAGTTCATCTTCATAGTTAACTTTCTGACGTCTGTTTGTGTTTTCATTACTGCTATTGCTTTATACTACCTAACAATGCAGGAAAAGTACCT TTACATGCCTCTTTCCGGCTTCCATGGGGTGCTGGCAGGCTTCTTGGTTGGCATCAAGCAAATAGTACCTGACCAAGAGCTATATCTCCTAAAAATCAAAGTAAAG TGGTTGCCATCACTTATGCTATTGCTTTCAATTGCCATAAGTTTCTTCACTCCAGAGtccgcaacatatcttccaacTTTGATATTTGGGACATATATTGGCTGGATTTACCTTAGGTACCTGCAGAGAAAACCAGAATCGAAGCTTAGGGGAGATCCAAATGAAGATTTTGCATTCTCCACATTCTTCCCTGAATTTCTCAG GCCAATCATTGATCCCATTGCATCAATATTTCACCGGATGCTTTGTGGGAAATCTGAAGCTTCATCAAATCCTCAGGGTTATACATTGGGAGGTGCACCATTACTTGGTTCTGACCCCATTGAGGCATCTAGGAGACG AGAAAGAGGGGCTAGAGCGCTGGAGGAGAGATTGGCAGCTGAGAAATTGGCTGCTGGACGTGATTCAGAAGAGCCACACATAGATGGAAATGATCATGTTTGA